Proteins encoded together in one Rana temporaria chromosome 6, aRanTem1.1, whole genome shotgun sequence window:
- the LOC120944091 gene encoding extensin-like: protein MATLEPEPQHSEASNSNATRPLAEQPPVNIAHIGPPRALRRRAPAPDPALDRMLDIMTNMSDRMSNRSYGQNVAKCLGELIDKVPPNLQAVVLSCTARYISTFIPPTEADDLSEPPPPYGPYANKRTEHVPTPPTTHFSPPPVTLWTGPQLSDQPPRPTPPPTSAHHPFTTTLSHLPPVPTPSTHTSLNPFPYTQPSSYHPHSPFPHLSTPPVTYSTLPPTTLSSYHPPPSTYPALTTTPTSHYPHRPRQSTFRNAPTRTPPPPQATPPSNWSGEDSTTSTWPPFAHALSVAMSPHGEEDSSPNLQQL from the coding sequence ATGGCTACTCTGGAGCCGGAACCGCAGCACTCCGAGGCGTCAAATTCTAATGCAACAAgaccacttgcagagcagcccccAGTTAACATCGCGCATATTGGACCTCCGCGTGCTCTGCGTAGGAGGGCTCCTGCTCCGGATCCAGCCCTGGATCGTATGTTGGACATTATGACCAACATGTCTGACCGGATGAGCAATAGATCATATGGCCAAAATGTAGCAAAATGTCTGGGGGAACTAATCGATAAAGTTCCCCCAAATCTGCAAGCGGTGGTGCTGTCCTGTACGGCTAGATACATCTCGACATTTATACCCCCGACAGAAGCTGACGATTTATCCGAACCACCACCACCCTATGGCCCATATGCCAATAAACGGACCGAGCATGTCCCAACACCACCCACGACCCATTTCTCCCCACCACCCGTTACCCTTTGGACAGGACCACAGCTTTCCGACCAACCTCCTCGACCAACACCACCACCGACTTCTGCGCACCATCCTTTCACCACCACTCTATCTCATTTACCTCCAGTGCCAACACCTTCCACTCACACTTCTCTGAATCCTTTTCCTTATACACAACCTTCTTCTTACCACCCTCATTCTCCTTTTCCTCATCTCTCAACACCACCTGTCACATACAGTACTCTGCCTCCTACAacactttcttcttaccacccacCACCTTCTACTTACCCTGCGTTAACGACTACACCTACATCACATTACCCACATCGACCGAGACAATCGACTTTCAGGAATGCCCCAACacgaacaccaccaccaccacaagcaaCACCACCTTCCAATTGGTCAGGGGAAGACAGCACCACCTCCACTTGGCCCCCTTTTGCCCACGCACTGTCGGTCGCCATGTCACCGCACGGGGAAGAGGACTCCTCCCCAAATTTACAGCAATTGTAA